A part of Pectobacterium cacticida genomic DNA contains:
- a CDS encoding acetyltransferase: MMTLKYPTPSVQPEGGHFPVLFGLKPQGEAEISLKNHNELQQLRNAIRQRLPMQCNVTCHPHRVGSRGAVALHFDGGNSIGPCVDILISVAGITSWPEADDYDHPRWYISVPDAVDVVYLVLYLKEIAVGSIDAISADALRLQEGSEQYQRDAVATTELLRNKLTKTTS, translated from the coding sequence ATGATGACATTGAAATACCCTACGCCGAGCGTCCAGCCGGAAGGTGGCCATTTTCCCGTACTTTTTGGTTTGAAACCGCAAGGTGAGGCAGAAATCTCCCTGAAAAACCATAACGAACTCCAGCAGTTACGTAATGCTATTCGCCAGCGTTTACCTATGCAGTGCAATGTAACATGTCATCCGCATCGGGTTGGCTCTCGAGGGGCGGTAGCGCTGCATTTTGATGGTGGGAACAGCATTGGCCCCTGTGTCGATATTCTGATTTCTGTTGCCGGCATCACGAGTTGGCCAGAAGCTGATGATTACGATCATCCCCGTTGGTACATTTCTGTTCCGGATGCTGTTGATGTGGTTTATTTGGTGCTTTATCTGAAAGAGATAGCCGTTGGCAGTATCGACGCTATCAGCGCTGACGCTTTACGTTTGCAGGAAGGTTCAGAACAATACCAGCGAGATGCTGTCGCCACCACAGAACTGTTGCGAAACAAGCTGACTAAAACTACCTCATAG
- a CDS encoding TIGR03751 family conjugal transfer lipoprotein produces the protein MPKCQIMATLLIMVLLSGCSTSKEEMLPAGEHSMLELWNGVDGEGTTRRSAQARDTLRRPLSALELQTSLHDDRSYSRTQESEISQQFPRLPNPDMVIYIFPHLAEGSTPVPGYSTVFPFYSQTQYAMPGERVEAL, from the coding sequence ATGCCTAAATGCCAGATTATGGCCACACTGCTTATTATGGTGTTATTGAGCGGGTGCTCGACCTCAAAAGAAGAAATGCTGCCAGCTGGTGAGCACTCCATGTTGGAATTATGGAATGGTGTAGATGGTGAGGGAACAACTCGACGTTCAGCCCAGGCCAGAGATACATTACGCCGACCGCTGAGTGCATTGGAGCTTCAAACGTCGTTACATGACGACCGGAGTTACAGCCGTACTCAGGAGAGTGAAATCAGCCAACAGTTTCCCCGTCTGCCGAACCCAGACATGGTGATATACATTTTTCCTCATCTGGCGGAGGGCAGTACACCGGTTCCCGGATACAGCACGGTCTTTCCGTTCTATAGCCAGACCCAGTATGCGATGCCGGGTGAACGCGTGGAGGCACTGTAA
- a CDS encoding TIGR03752 family integrating conjugative element protein, giving the protein MQIKSNTLVKVIVPSVLAIGALIGVKSCQSDSTQTQNAADTATTTLGLSPDELKALGVAGDTPEDTLRTLVGSLNQVRHDLGRLSQQNEDLKKQNEALTRRSTDVSGQVNEAVSGVQQSYDTQQKRLQDEQLRLQNKIQELTDKLANTMSNPGGHISGGSNYQDASGHGDIPLGLGLDGMGSGSNGTMSQGADGLIWVQPKDQKPTDPNKASSSGMPALPQFPTSFLNDNELTRQKAAYEQQVKGYSNEKNEVTAEPVYTLPENSTLIGSRAMTALLGRVPINGTVTDPYPFKVLIGKDNLTANGIDLPDVEGAIVSGTASGDWTLSCVRGQVNSITFVFADGTVRTLPRADANGNSNSNNGGSNQGESSTSGGIGWISDEAGIPCIGGERKSNASTYLPTIFALSAGSGAAGALSQNQQTTQTNGYGGMTSSLTGDAGQAVLGKALAGGLNETTDWVKQRYGQTFDAIYVPPGMRLAVHITRQLAIDYEDKGRKVRYDFSLPADGSNQRGLD; this is encoded by the coding sequence ATGCAAATTAAGTCCAATACGTTGGTCAAAGTGATTGTGCCATCGGTGCTGGCCATCGGTGCACTGATTGGCGTAAAGAGTTGCCAATCAGATTCAACCCAGACACAGAATGCCGCTGATACAGCAACGACAACACTGGGGTTGTCTCCAGATGAACTCAAAGCGTTGGGCGTCGCGGGTGATACTCCCGAGGATACGTTACGTACGTTGGTCGGCTCGTTAAATCAGGTGCGCCATGATTTAGGCAGATTGAGCCAGCAAAATGAGGACCTGAAAAAACAAAATGAGGCATTGACCCGCCGTAGTACCGATGTGTCAGGGCAAGTGAATGAAGCTGTTTCTGGCGTGCAGCAGTCCTACGATACACAGCAAAAACGCTTACAGGATGAACAGTTACGGCTACAGAATAAAATTCAGGAACTGACCGATAAACTGGCTAATACGATGAGTAATCCCGGAGGCCATATTAGCGGAGGGAGTAACTACCAGGACGCCTCTGGGCACGGTGATATTCCTCTGGGGTTAGGGCTGGACGGCATGGGGAGTGGTTCGAACGGTACGATGTCGCAGGGTGCGGATGGCCTGATATGGGTACAGCCAAAAGATCAGAAACCCACTGACCCTAATAAGGCTTCCAGTTCTGGTATGCCTGCATTGCCTCAGTTTCCTACCTCATTTCTTAATGACAATGAGTTAACGCGCCAGAAAGCGGCGTATGAGCAACAGGTGAAAGGGTACTCGAACGAAAAAAATGAGGTTACAGCAGAGCCAGTTTACACCTTACCTGAGAATTCCACACTGATCGGCAGTCGGGCAATGACGGCGCTGCTAGGGCGCGTCCCGATTAATGGCACTGTGACTGATCCCTATCCATTCAAGGTACTCATTGGTAAAGACAACCTAACCGCAAATGGTATCGATTTGCCGGATGTTGAGGGGGCGATCGTGTCGGGTACTGCCAGCGGTGACTGGACGTTGTCGTGCGTTCGTGGCCAGGTCAATAGTATTACGTTTGTGTTTGCCGATGGCACCGTTCGTACATTGCCGCGAGCTGACGCTAATGGCAACAGTAATAGCAATAATGGCGGTAGCAACCAAGGGGAGAGTAGTACCAGCGGTGGTATTGGCTGGATTTCTGATGAAGCGGGGATCCCCTGTATCGGCGGGGAGCGCAAATCTAACGCATCTACCTATCTGCCCACCATTTTTGCTTTGTCTGCTGGCTCTGGTGCTGCTGGTGCGCTGAGTCAAAACCAGCAGACGACGCAAACAAATGGCTATGGTGGGATGACCTCCTCACTCACGGGGGACGCGGGCCAGGCGGTTCTTGGTAAGGCGCTGGCCGGTGGTCTGAATGAGACGACTGACTGGGTGAAACAGCGCTACGGCCAGACATTTGATGCGATTTATGTCCCGCCAGGTATGCGATTAGCTGTGCATATTACGAGACAACTGGCGATTGATTATGAAGACAAGGGCCGCAAGGTTCGATACGACTTCTCGTTACCGGCTGATGGCAGTAACCAACGTGGTTTGGATTGA
- a CDS encoding conjugative transfer ATPase, which produces MFSLFNKKRLSRSRKMPVSDEVIGSLAEGIPLQVAGRASLQRPGKMTIQDEVKLNHANPSIIDYLPWAEFLDNDKCLLLDDGISVGAVYEVSPVATEGRTEERLEQIRDTVEDALQDSFEDHDENPWVVQFFCQDENNVDTYLDRLRGYVKPHAQGSPFSEAWLKETERHLRGIARSEGLFTDTKITGQPWRGQQRRTRMVVYRWIGKNNRDPMPPIAMLNQVCERVTSALSGAGVMCVRQNGHQVHGWLLRHFNPSPEWVDKETLYRQAAYFDRRDTPDGTMPVLNDFTETLWFNPPRSDVENGVWWFDNQAHCALPVEKLRRPPKPGAITGEMLRGEKINALMDLFPEGTTLCMTIVVQPQDKLEADFTRLSKKAVGENTESGRVRQDVKTVKEYLGNRHKLYRAGLTFLLRADDVETLNHKRVELTTVLLGASLQPVRPEYDVAPLNSYLRALPMCFNPETDKKHWYTRLTWVQHLAGLLPVTGRETGTGNPGISFFNRGGDVFSFDPLNKSDRSQNAHKLIFGPTGAGKSATMCAMLSQVMAIHRPRLFIAEAGNSFGLLADYFESLGLTVNKVSIKPGNGLSLPLFGDAYQLLNSDVPLAIDADALPELDADTEDDTEDQGDEQEDKKEKRDILGEMEISARMMITGGDAKEEAELKRADRAMIREALVMAAKASYAASEQMLPSHLQRALLDISMDVERNEQRRTKAAEMAESLGIFTQEGSFEAELFNREGQLWPEADVTLIDLGYFAREGYEAQMALTMVSLTNTINNIAERDQYKKRDIVFAVDEAHIATVNPLLAPYMTKIVKMWRKLGAWLWLATQNLEDFPDAAGKMLNMAEWWLCLVMPKKEVDDISRFKSLTDEQKSVLMSASKLDKCYTEGVVLSKNVQALFRAVPPSLYLALGMTEKEEKVERRRLMNEFHCSELEAAMRVAKALDKARGLVDQEKVTA; this is translated from the coding sequence ATGTTCTCACTATTTAATAAAAAGCGCCTGTCCCGATCTCGGAAAATGCCAGTGTCTGATGAGGTGATCGGAAGTCTTGCTGAAGGCATTCCACTTCAGGTCGCTGGACGAGCGTCACTGCAACGCCCCGGGAAGATGACGATCCAGGATGAAGTAAAGCTGAATCACGCTAACCCTTCAATCATTGATTACCTGCCGTGGGCTGAGTTCCTGGATAACGATAAATGCCTGTTGTTGGATGACGGCATCTCTGTCGGTGCTGTATATGAAGTTTCTCCTGTTGCGACAGAGGGGCGTACGGAAGAGCGCCTGGAACAAATCCGCGATACGGTGGAGGACGCCTTGCAGGACAGCTTTGAGGATCATGATGAGAACCCTTGGGTTGTCCAGTTCTTCTGCCAGGATGAGAACAACGTTGATACCTATCTTGATCGCCTGAGGGGGTATGTCAAACCACATGCCCAAGGTTCGCCATTTTCGGAGGCCTGGCTGAAGGAAACAGAGCGTCATTTACGGGGGATTGCTCGTTCGGAAGGGTTATTTACTGATACTAAAATTACCGGCCAGCCCTGGCGTGGTCAGCAGCGTCGTACGCGTATGGTGGTTTATCGCTGGATTGGTAAAAACAACCGAGACCCGATGCCGCCGATCGCGATGCTCAACCAGGTATGTGAACGTGTGACCAGTGCATTGTCTGGCGCTGGGGTAATGTGTGTGCGACAGAATGGCCATCAGGTACATGGCTGGTTGCTGCGTCATTTTAATCCGTCGCCGGAATGGGTCGATAAAGAGACGTTATATCGTCAGGCCGCCTATTTTGACCGACGCGATACACCTGATGGCACCATGCCGGTACTCAATGATTTTACGGAAACGCTATGGTTCAATCCGCCACGTTCGGACGTGGAGAACGGCGTATGGTGGTTTGATAATCAGGCGCATTGTGCGTTGCCGGTCGAGAAATTACGGCGCCCGCCAAAACCTGGAGCGATTACAGGGGAAATGCTCCGGGGAGAAAAGATCAATGCGTTAATGGATCTCTTTCCGGAAGGTACCACCCTGTGTATGACCATAGTGGTACAGCCGCAAGATAAACTGGAAGCTGATTTTACCCGGCTATCGAAGAAAGCAGTAGGCGAGAACACCGAGTCTGGACGTGTTCGCCAGGATGTTAAAACCGTCAAAGAGTACCTGGGAAATCGGCATAAGCTTTACCGTGCCGGGCTAACATTTTTGCTGCGTGCTGATGATGTGGAAACGCTCAATCATAAACGCGTAGAGCTGACGACGGTGTTACTCGGTGCAAGTTTACAACCTGTGCGACCGGAGTATGACGTTGCACCACTTAACAGCTATCTGCGTGCACTCCCTATGTGCTTCAACCCGGAAACCGATAAGAAACACTGGTATACCCGGCTAACGTGGGTACAGCATCTGGCTGGGTTATTACCTGTAACGGGTCGTGAAACCGGTACGGGGAATCCCGGGATCAGCTTTTTCAACCGCGGGGGAGACGTATTTTCATTCGATCCGTTGAATAAAAGTGATCGCAGCCAAAATGCTCATAAATTGATATTTGGACCGACCGGCGCCGGCAAGTCGGCAACGATGTGCGCGATGTTATCGCAGGTGATGGCCATACACCGCCCCCGACTGTTCATTGCTGAAGCCGGCAACTCATTTGGGCTGTTGGCCGATTATTTTGAAAGCCTTGGACTGACGGTGAATAAGGTCAGTATCAAACCGGGCAATGGGTTGAGTCTGCCGTTGTTTGGTGATGCTTATCAGTTGTTGAACAGTGATGTTCCTCTGGCCATTGATGCAGATGCACTGCCTGAACTGGACGCTGATACAGAAGATGATACAGAAGATCAAGGGGACGAACAGGAGGATAAAAAAGAAAAACGGGACATTTTGGGTGAAATGGAAATTTCTGCCCGCATGATGATCACTGGTGGGGATGCTAAAGAAGAAGCCGAACTAAAGCGTGCCGACCGGGCGATGATCCGTGAGGCCTTGGTTATGGCCGCCAAAGCTTCCTACGCGGCTTCGGAACAAATGCTGCCTTCGCATTTACAACGCGCATTGCTCGATATCTCTATGGATGTAGAACGTAATGAGCAGCGGCGAACTAAAGCGGCCGAGATGGCAGAGTCTTTAGGTATTTTCACACAGGAGGGGAGTTTTGAAGCAGAGCTGTTTAACCGTGAAGGGCAGCTTTGGCCAGAAGCTGACGTCACGCTGATTGATCTGGGCTATTTTGCACGCGAAGGGTACGAAGCACAGATGGCGTTGACCATGGTGTCACTGACGAACACCATTAACAACATTGCCGAGCGTGACCAATACAAGAAACGGGATATCGTTTTTGCTGTCGATGAGGCACATATTGCAACGGTTAACCCACTGTTGGCTCCCTATATGACCAAGATCGTCAAAATGTGGCGAAAATTGGGGGCATGGCTTTGGCTAGCCACGCAGAACCTGGAAGACTTCCCCGATGCGGCCGGCAAAATGCTCAATATGGCCGAATGGTGGCTGTGTCTCGTTATGCCGAAAAAGGAAGTTGATGATATCAGTCGCTTTAAATCCCTGACGGATGAACAGAAATCAGTGCTGATGTCAGCCAGTAAGTTGGATAAATGCTACACAGAGGGCGTCGTTTTATCGAAGAACGTCCAGGCATTGTTCCGTGCGGTTCCTCCCAGTTTGTACCTGGCGCTCGGTATGACGGAAAAAGAAGAAAAAGTGGAACGACGTCGTTTGATGAATGAATTCCATTGTTCGGAGCTGGAGGCGGCAATGCGGGTCGCCAAAGCGCTAGATAAAGCCCGTGGTTTGGTTGACCAGGAGAAAGTAACAGCATGA